In a single window of the Biomphalaria glabrata chromosome 13, xgBioGlab47.1, whole genome shotgun sequence genome:
- the LOC106057476 gene encoding SPRY domain-containing SOCS box protein 1-like: MYVCVQTLVSNIGGLREQRMNMGQKVSGGIKTISSAREPTYKAINREPAYNPDFHKPSRLDALLDMPPSSREVQIKHAWNADDRSLNIFVKDDDQMTFHRHPVAQSTDCIRGRFGYTRGLHVWEIFWSTRQRGTHAVVGVATSDAPLHCVGYQSLVGSNKDSWGWDLGRNKLYHDMKNTPGVTYPTLLNSDENFVVPDSFLVVLDMDEGTLSFVVDGQYLGVAFRGLKGKKLYPIVSAVWGHCEITMKYIGGLDPEPLPLMDICRRTIRAQLGKHRLQDTHSLPIPTSLKQYLLYQS; encoded by the exons ATGTACGTGTGTGTTCAGACACTAGTATCAAACATAGGGGGACTACGAGAGCAAAGGATGAACATGGGGCAGAAAGTCTCAGGGGGAATCAAGACCATCTCCAGCGCTAGGGAGCCAACATATAAAGCCATAAATCGTGAACCTGCTTACAACCCAGATTTTCATAAACCTAGTCGGCTCGACGCCTTACTAGACATGCCTCCATCCTCTCGTGAGGTTCAGATCAAGCATGCTTGGAATGCTGATGATCGatcattaaatatatttgttaaagATGATGACCAAATGACCTTTCACAGGCATCCTGTTGCCCAGAGCACAGACTGCATCCGAGGCAGATTTGGATACACCAGGGGGCTTCATGTGTGGGAAATCTTCTGGAGTACTCGCCAACGAGGAACTCATGCTGTTGTTGGTGTAGCTACTAGTGACGCTCCTTTACACTGTGTTGGATATCAAAGTCTGGTTGGCAGTAATAAAGACTCCTGGGGTTGGGATCTGGGTAGGAACAAACTCTACCACGATATGAAAAATACACCAGGAGTCACATACCCAACATTACTAAACTCTGACGAGAACTTTGTTGTACCTGACAGTTTTCTAGTCGTCTTAGATATGGATGAAGGAACATTAAGTTTTGTGGTGGATGGACAATATTTAGGTGTTGCTTTTCGTGGGCTTAAAGGCAAGAAACTCTACCCCATTGTAAGTGCAGTATGGGGTCATTGTGAAATCACCATGAAGTACATTGGAGGTCTAGATC CTGAGCCGTTGCCACTAATGGATATATGTCGAAGAACAATACGAGCACAGCTAGGAAAACACAGGCTACAAGATACACACTCCTTACCCATCCCCACTTCACTCAAACAGTATCTGCTCTACCAGTCATAG